One genomic segment of Siphonobacter curvatus includes these proteins:
- a CDS encoding S41 family peptidase, producing MENHSDKNIRNSTSMIRLPMLLAATLAGGILIGATFFGGRTRYSGDLVRNLNKFREVLTWIDNAYVDSVNTDTLVDYSLEKMMTHLDPHSVYIPKKEVAAAKAQLESGFDGIGVEFNIFNDTVFVINAIPGGPAATAGMRSGDRLIRADGTPLTGKKVDNQLIFSKLRGPGGSAVKLDIQRRGEKNLLNFNVTRGRIPSYSVSASYLIDGNTGYIKIDRFAESTYNEFRSQLASLKKQGMSRLVLDLRGNGGGFKDRATDIVDELMGGNKLIVKTDGKGTQFDDETYARKEGLFEKGAVVLLIDENSASASEIVAGALQDHDRALLVGRRTFGKGLVQTPVDLSDGSQIRITVSRYYTPSGRCIQKPYTIYDSDDRYKDGELFVADSIKFDKKQAFKTDNGRAVYGGGGIIPDIFVSVDTSYRTKYLYQLAARNVIAEYAFRYALDNRAKLSEQTFKDYLQKFTVSDAMINEVAAMAAASGIKRNEADLSRSKRYMQDQIKALVASYIWEKRSSTAGLRNELYQVLNANDPLYKKALVYFPQADQMAAKQ from the coding sequence ATGGAAAATCATTCTGATAAAAACATCCGCAACAGTACGTCGATGATTCGCTTACCGATGTTACTGGCGGCTACGCTGGCCGGGGGTATCCTGATCGGAGCGACCTTTTTTGGGGGCCGCACCCGCTATTCCGGTGATCTGGTACGCAACCTCAATAAGTTCCGGGAAGTACTAACCTGGATTGATAACGCGTACGTCGATTCGGTAAATACAGACACGTTGGTAGACTATTCGCTGGAAAAGATGATGACGCACCTGGACCCCCACAGCGTCTATATTCCCAAGAAAGAGGTAGCGGCGGCCAAAGCCCAGCTTGAATCGGGTTTTGACGGTATTGGTGTGGAGTTCAATATTTTTAACGATACAGTTTTTGTGATCAATGCCATTCCCGGCGGACCAGCAGCTACGGCGGGCATGCGTTCGGGGGATCGGTTGATTCGGGCGGATGGTACGCCACTGACCGGAAAGAAAGTGGATAATCAACTAATCTTTAGTAAGCTCCGGGGACCGGGCGGTTCGGCAGTGAAACTGGATATTCAGCGGCGGGGCGAAAAAAATCTACTGAATTTTAATGTAACTCGGGGGCGGATCCCTTCCTATTCCGTCTCGGCTAGCTATCTCATTGACGGCAATACGGGTTATATCAAAATTGATCGTTTTGCGGAATCGACTTACAATGAATTTCGCAGTCAGCTGGCTTCGCTCAAGAAACAAGGGATGAGTCGGCTGGTACTGGACTTACGCGGCAACGGTGGTGGCTTCAAAGATCGGGCTACGGATATTGTGGACGAATTAATGGGTGGTAATAAGCTCATCGTAAAGACCGACGGCAAGGGTACGCAATTCGACGATGAAACCTACGCCCGTAAGGAAGGTCTCTTTGAAAAAGGAGCCGTTGTGTTACTGATTGACGAAAACTCAGCCTCGGCTTCCGAAATCGTGGCCGGAGCCTTGCAGGACCATGACCGGGCTTTACTGGTAGGTCGTCGTACGTTTGGAAAAGGGCTGGTACAGACGCCCGTCGATTTGTCTGATGGTTCACAGATCCGAATCACCGTTTCGCGGTACTATACCCCCAGTGGCCGCTGTATTCAGAAACCCTACACTATTTACGATTCAGATGATCGCTACAAGGATGGCGAGTTATTTGTAGCGGACAGTATCAAATTTGATAAAAAACAGGCCTTCAAAACGGATAATGGCCGGGCAGTCTACGGCGGTGGTGGGATTATTCCCGATATTTTCGTTTCGGTAGATACGAGTTATCGTACCAAATATCTGTATCAGCTAGCCGCTCGTAACGTCATTGCCGAGTACGCCTTCCGGTATGCACTGGACAATCGGGCTAAGTTGAGTGAACAAACGTTTAAAGACTATTTACAGAAATTTACGGTAAGCGATGCCATGATTAACGAAGTAGCGGCGATGGCGGCAGCCTCAGGAATCAAGCGAAATGAAGCCGATCTGTCCCGTTCTAAGCGTTACATGCAGGATCAGATTAAAGCCTTGGTCGCTAGTTATATCTGGGAAAAGCGTTCAAGTACGGCGGGGCTCCGCAATGAGTTGTATCAGGTTCTAAACGCGAACGATCCTTTGTATAAGAAAGCACTGGTGTATTTCCCGCAGGCGGATCAAATGGCGGCGAAACAGTAA
- a CDS encoding lipopolysaccharide biosynthesis protein — protein MGVLKKLASDTALYGVSSILGRVIGYLLVPLHTAVFGPGPLAEQVTYFLWVALLNVIYVFGMETTFFRFASREKDRFQEFYNLSITAILTVSCIGSGMIILLSSSIAEEFGYPGRGQLVSWLAIIMIIDAVVAIPYARIRLEKRPRKFVAIRVSNILLNVGLNFYFLWFCRNIHEGNFLPFLKGTWFFNYNPALGVGYIVFANLIANLATIPMLWGELRDFRFRWDWNAFKPMWIYAYPILILGLAGNFNQLFDRLVLERWLPEGFYPGHTSKEALGIYGNVYKLSIFMSLVIQSFRYAAEPFFFSKAEDKNAPSVFADVMKWFVIVSVLIWVVVSLNLDVVAHLFLRRKEYWEGLPVVPVLLLANLFLGVYYNLTVWFKLSDKTQYGTLLTFIGAAVTLVANFALIPWLGYMGCAIAFALSCLVMMVACYVLGDKYYPIPYHVTSAVGYIGVGGVLIGLSSLYTFSNLFVSALVHGLFVLVFLVGILVVEQNALPPAIRKKLKFLPVKNG, from the coding sequence ATGGGTGTTTTGAAGAAACTAGCCAGTGACACGGCTCTGTATGGTGTCAGCAGTATTTTGGGTCGGGTGATTGGCTATCTGCTGGTACCGTTACACACGGCCGTATTTGGTCCCGGACCTTTAGCTGAACAGGTAACGTACTTTCTTTGGGTAGCCTTACTCAATGTGATTTACGTTTTCGGGATGGAAACCACGTTTTTCCGCTTTGCTTCCCGGGAGAAGGATCGTTTTCAGGAATTCTACAACCTGTCAATTACGGCGATCCTGACGGTAAGCTGCATCGGTTCAGGAATGATCATTCTGCTTTCTTCATCCATTGCCGAGGAATTTGGGTATCCGGGTCGGGGACAGCTGGTTTCCTGGCTAGCCATTATTATGATCATTGATGCTGTGGTCGCCATCCCCTACGCCCGGATCCGGCTCGAAAAACGTCCCCGGAAATTTGTCGCCATTCGCGTTTCCAATATCCTTCTTAACGTGGGATTGAATTTCTATTTCCTCTGGTTCTGCCGGAACATTCACGAAGGCAATTTTCTACCTTTTCTGAAAGGCACCTGGTTCTTCAACTACAATCCCGCATTGGGAGTGGGTTATATTGTTTTTGCGAATCTCATTGCCAATCTGGCCACGATTCCCATGTTATGGGGAGAGCTTCGGGATTTTCGCTTTCGCTGGGACTGGAACGCCTTCAAGCCCATGTGGATCTACGCATACCCCATCCTTATTCTGGGCTTAGCGGGTAATTTCAATCAGCTTTTTGACCGGCTGGTGCTCGAACGCTGGTTACCCGAAGGGTTCTATCCGGGTCATACCTCGAAGGAAGCTTTAGGAATTTACGGTAACGTATATAAGCTTTCCATTTTTATGAGTCTGGTGATTCAGTCATTCCGTTACGCGGCTGAGCCTTTCTTTTTTTCCAAGGCGGAAGACAAAAATGCTCCGAGTGTATTTGCGGACGTCATGAAATGGTTTGTGATTGTCTCAGTACTGATCTGGGTAGTTGTTTCGCTGAATCTGGATGTAGTGGCCCATCTGTTCCTCCGGCGGAAAGAATACTGGGAGGGTTTGCCCGTCGTACCCGTGTTGTTATTGGCGAATCTGTTTCTGGGCGTGTACTACAACTTAACGGTTTGGTTCAAACTTTCGGATAAAACCCAATATGGTACCTTACTGACATTTATCGGAGCAGCGGTTACATTGGTTGCCAACTTTGCCTTGATTCCCTGGCTAGGTTACATGGGGTGTGCCATTGCCTTTGCTCTCTCCTGTCTGGTCATGATGGTAGCCTGTTATGTACTGGGCGACAAATATTATCCCATTCCATATCACGTAACTTCAGCCGTGGGGTATATCGGGGTGGGTGGAGTATTGATTGGGCTTTCTTCCTTGTATACGTTCTCTAATCTCTTTGTTTCGGCCCTCGTACATGGCTTGTTCGTACTAGTGTTTTTGGTGGGTATACTGGTTGTGGAGCAAAATGCGTTACCACCCGCCATTCGAAAAAAATTAAAGTTTTTACCCGTTAAAAATGGGTAA
- a CDS encoding RNA polymerase sigma factor, protein MAKVQFSDSELVSLYIRGNERAFEHLVNRYKSKVYTTIYLIVKDSFVAEDLTQDTFIKAVDTLQSGKYNEEGKFLPWIIRIAHNLAIDYFRREKRYPEVVFEDGSNVFNTLEFADDSIEAATIRKETYEHLKELITRLPEPQREVLVMRHYEDMSFQEIADATGVSINTALGRMRYALINLRKMMSKHVRTYDTNLYTK, encoded by the coding sequence ATGGCAAAAGTCCAATTTAGCGACAGTGAGCTGGTTTCGCTGTACATCCGTGGAAATGAGCGTGCCTTTGAACATTTAGTCAATCGCTATAAATCGAAGGTTTACACGACTATTTACCTCATCGTTAAGGATTCATTCGTTGCAGAAGATCTTACGCAGGATACCTTTATCAAGGCCGTAGATACGCTGCAATCGGGTAAGTACAACGAAGAAGGTAAATTCCTTCCCTGGATCATTCGAATCGCACACAACCTCGCTATTGATTACTTCCGCCGGGAGAAACGCTACCCTGAAGTGGTGTTCGAGGACGGCAGCAATGTGTTTAATACGCTGGAATTTGCAGACGACTCCATTGAGGCGGCTACCATCCGAAAAGAAACGTATGAACACCTGAAGGAACTCATTACGCGGCTTCCCGAGCCACAACGCGAAGTGCTGGTTATGCGGCATTACGAAGACATGAGTTTCCAGGAGATTGCTGACGCCACGGGCGTTAGTATTAACACCGCCTTAGGCCGTATGCGTTATGCTCTCATTAACTTACGGAAAATGATGAGTAAACACGTTCGGACGTATGATACAAACCTTTACACAAAATGA
- the nth gene encoding endonuclease III has product MTKKERYAGVLAYFTEHFPQPETELSYRNPYELLVSVILSAQCTDKRVNLVTPALFERFPTPELLALATPDEVFTYIRSISYPNNKAKHLVGMARILVEEFGSEVPVRIEDLQKMPGVGRKTANVIASVIYNQPTMAVDTHVFRVSHRIGLVSKTATTPLAVEKELMKYIAKDLVPRAHHWLILHGRYVCVARSPKCLECPLTEFCQYFQKNLLLVPGGRKLNE; this is encoded by the coding sequence ATGACTAAGAAAGAACGCTACGCTGGTGTATTGGCGTATTTTACCGAACACTTCCCGCAGCCCGAAACCGAGCTGAGTTACCGGAATCCTTACGAGTTGCTGGTATCCGTAATCTTATCGGCTCAGTGTACCGACAAACGCGTCAATCTCGTGACGCCTGCCCTGTTCGAGCGGTTTCCGACGCCTGAACTGTTAGCCTTGGCCACGCCCGATGAGGTCTTTACGTACATTCGATCCATTTCGTATCCAAACAATAAGGCCAAACATTTGGTTGGAATGGCAAGGATACTGGTCGAAGAATTTGGTTCAGAAGTACCCGTCCGGATTGAAGATTTACAGAAAATGCCGGGCGTGGGTCGGAAGACGGCGAATGTGATTGCCTCGGTTATTTATAATCAGCCAACCATGGCGGTCGATACGCACGTATTTCGGGTATCGCACCGGATAGGGCTGGTCAGCAAGACGGCTACGACGCCTTTAGCCGTTGAAAAAGAGCTGATGAAGTACATTGCCAAGGATCTGGTACCGAGGGCTCATCACTGGCTGATTCTGCACGGACGATACGTTTGCGTAGCCCGTTCGCCCAAGTGTTTAGAATGCCCGCTGACGGAATTTTGTCAGTACTTTCAGAAAAATCTCCTGCTGGTACCTGGCGGAAGGAAGTTAAACGAATAA
- a CDS encoding rhomboid family intramembrane serine protease, whose translation MFNLTPAVRIILILNVAVFAAQNLLVPNLDEWLGLHNFSSPLFNPIQMVSHMFLHGNLGHIFSNMFALIMFGPGLEQLWGTKRFTFFYLFTGIGAGLLYSGINYYEISQLKEAALLFIQDPDPTNFVGFVNDYAPRLNSIPEVRRYLENPDVALYQNQCIYLTKQYVSLALNAPMVGASGAIFGLLMAFGMLFPNTTLFLLFIPFPIKAKYFVALYGIFELYSGLHRTPGDNVAHFAHIGGMLFAFILIRYWAGQRKNFY comes from the coding sequence ATGTTCAATCTTACACCGGCCGTACGAATTATCCTGATTCTTAATGTAGCGGTATTTGCTGCTCAGAACCTGTTAGTACCCAATCTGGATGAATGGTTAGGACTGCATAATTTCAGTTCTCCGCTTTTCAATCCGATTCAGATGGTTTCCCACATGTTCCTGCACGGCAATCTGGGGCATATTTTCAGTAACATGTTCGCCCTGATTATGTTTGGTCCAGGACTGGAGCAATTGTGGGGTACCAAACGATTTACCTTTTTTTATCTATTTACGGGCATTGGAGCAGGCCTACTGTATTCGGGAATCAACTACTATGAGATAAGTCAGTTGAAAGAAGCGGCTCTGTTGTTTATTCAAGACCCCGATCCCACAAACTTCGTAGGTTTTGTGAACGATTACGCTCCAAGGCTCAATTCAATACCTGAAGTACGACGGTATCTGGAAAATCCGGACGTGGCTCTGTACCAAAATCAGTGTATTTATTTGACGAAGCAGTACGTGAGCTTAGCGTTAAATGCTCCGATGGTAGGGGCTTCCGGAGCTATTTTCGGATTACTAATGGCCTTTGGAATGTTGTTCCCCAATACTACGTTGTTTTTGTTGTTCATTCCCTTTCCAATCAAGGCTAAATATTTTGTAGCTTTATATGGAATATTTGAGTTATACTCTGGTTTACACCGCACTCCCGGCGATAACGTGGCACACTTCGCTCACATCGGCGGAATGCTTTTTGCTTTTATTTTAATTCGGTACTGGGCCGGGCAACGGAAAAATTTCTATTGA
- a CDS encoding rhomboid family protein gives MSGFVDDIKEAFSRRDNGLIQLILINVFVFLVLLVIQVSFSLAGKPGIYGMILDQIAMKPNLGHILYKPWTLLTYCFVHQQVLHILFNMLFLFWFGQLVQEYLGSRRLVSIYLLGGIFGGLIYLTLYNVVPYFQANLEELNIGASGAVYAVMLGAATLLPNYTFHVLIIGPVRIKYIAAFCVIVSFAQIPGTNAGGNIAHLSGALFGYLYIRMLRRGIDLGQPVEAVLDFFKRLFAREPRPTMQVKYRSQTRTSFTTYSTTTEDYPGDEEIDAILDKISKSGYESLTREEKQKLYKASQKN, from the coding sequence ATGAGCGGCTTTGTCGACGATATCAAGGAGGCTTTTTCCAGAAGAGACAATGGGTTGATTCAGTTGATTCTGATCAACGTTTTTGTATTCTTGGTTTTGTTAGTAATTCAGGTAAGCTTTAGTCTGGCCGGAAAACCCGGTATCTACGGGATGATTCTCGACCAGATAGCGATGAAACCTAATCTGGGCCACATTCTGTATAAACCCTGGACCCTACTAACGTACTGCTTTGTCCATCAGCAGGTACTGCATATTTTATTTAATATGCTGTTTCTCTTCTGGTTTGGTCAATTGGTACAGGAGTATCTAGGGAGCCGTCGGTTGGTGAGTATTTACCTGCTGGGTGGTATTTTTGGTGGATTGATCTATCTGACCTTATACAACGTAGTTCCTTATTTTCAGGCCAATCTGGAAGAACTAAACATTGGAGCTTCGGGAGCCGTATACGCCGTAATGCTTGGTGCGGCCACACTCTTACCAAACTATACATTCCACGTACTGATTATCGGTCCCGTTCGGATTAAATACATTGCAGCCTTCTGCGTAATCGTTTCTTTCGCCCAGATTCCCGGTACCAATGCGGGCGGAAACATTGCTCACCTGAGTGGAGCTTTATTTGGTTATTTGTACATCCGAATGCTACGTCGGGGTATTGATCTGGGCCAACCCGTCGAAGCCGTACTGGATTTTTTCAAACGCCTGTTCGCCCGCGAACCGCGACCAACGATGCAGGTCAAGTACCGTTCACAAACGCGGACGAGCTTTACGACGTATAGCACGACTACGGAAGATTATCCCGGCGATGAAGAAATAGACGCGATTCTGGATAAGATTTCGAAATCCGGTTATGAAAGTCTTACGCGGGAAGAAAAGCAGAAGCTTTACAAAGCCAGTCAGAAGAATTAA
- the dxs gene encoding 1-deoxy-D-xylulose-5-phosphate synthase, which produces MLITPGPLLAQIDTPEELRKLDKSQLVQVCQELRQFIVDNVSVYGGHFGASLGVVELTVALHYALHTPEDQIVFDVGHQAYGHKILTGRRNRFHTNRFYGGLSGFPKRKESPYDAFGVGHSSTSISAALGMSVGALHNGNTQQQHVAIIGDGALTGGMAFEAMNHAGSLKDTNLLIVLNDNCMSIDPNVGALKDYLTDITTSHTYNRVKDEIWNLLGKMSNFGRTAQEIVSKIENGLKATLLHQSNLFESLNLRYFGPVDGHDVDHLTEIFSDLKAIPGPKILHCVTVKGKGYGPAEKDQTKWHAPGKFDKITGEIFKKVYEKPQPPKYQEVFGNTLVELAEQNAKIVGVTPAMPSGSSMNIMMKAMPERAFDVGIAEQHAVTFSAGMATQGLTVFCNIYSTFMQRAYDQVVHDVCIQELPVVFCLDRAGFAGADGPTHHGAYDIAFMRCIPNMIVASPMNEQELRNLMYTAQSDRVQSGTQSITIRYPRGEGVMPDWRTPFELIEIGKGRKVQDGEEVAILTIGPIGNYVPNACQLLEKEGLTPAHYDLRFVKPLDEALLHEVFQKFDKVITVEDGCLMGGMGSAVVEFMTEHGYTAKVKRLGIPDRIVEHGEQLELHRECGFDPEGIARAVRELAVLTLV; this is translated from the coding sequence ATGCTTATTACGCCTGGTCCTTTGCTAGCTCAAATTGACACCCCTGAGGAATTGCGGAAGTTGGATAAATCGCAATTGGTTCAGGTCTGCCAGGAGTTACGTCAATTCATTGTTGATAATGTCTCCGTCTACGGCGGACACTTTGGAGCTAGCTTAGGGGTGGTAGAGCTCACGGTAGCCCTGCACTACGCCCTGCATACGCCCGAAGATCAGATTGTTTTTGACGTTGGGCACCAGGCTTACGGCCATAAAATTCTTACCGGTCGCCGCAATCGCTTTCATACCAACCGTTTCTACGGGGGGCTTTCGGGTTTTCCCAAACGTAAGGAAAGTCCTTATGATGCCTTTGGCGTAGGTCACTCATCTACGTCGATTTCAGCGGCCTTGGGCATGTCGGTTGGAGCCTTGCACAACGGTAATACCCAACAGCAGCACGTAGCCATTATTGGCGATGGGGCTCTGACGGGGGGTATGGCCTTCGAGGCCATGAACCACGCAGGTTCGCTGAAGGATACGAATTTGCTGATTGTTCTCAATGACAATTGCATGAGTATCGATCCGAATGTAGGAGCTTTAAAGGATTATCTGACGGATATTACTACGTCTCATACCTACAATCGGGTCAAAGATGAAATCTGGAACCTGCTCGGTAAAATGAGTAATTTCGGACGGACTGCTCAGGAGATCGTTTCGAAGATCGAAAATGGCCTTAAAGCGACGCTACTGCATCAGAGTAATCTTTTCGAATCCCTGAATTTACGGTATTTCGGTCCCGTAGACGGGCATGATGTCGATCATCTGACAGAAATTTTCTCGGATCTGAAAGCCATTCCGGGGCCCAAAATTCTGCACTGCGTAACCGTTAAGGGCAAAGGATACGGTCCGGCGGAAAAGGATCAGACCAAGTGGCACGCTCCCGGAAAATTTGATAAGATTACCGGGGAGATTTTCAAGAAAGTATACGAGAAACCCCAGCCACCGAAATACCAGGAAGTATTTGGTAATACGCTGGTGGAACTGGCGGAACAGAATGCTAAAATCGTAGGCGTGACCCCCGCCATGCCGAGTGGTTCTTCTATGAATATCATGATGAAGGCCATGCCCGAACGGGCTTTCGATGTGGGCATTGCGGAACAGCACGCGGTTACGTTTTCAGCGGGTATGGCTACCCAAGGCCTGACGGTATTCTGTAACATCTACAGTACTTTCATGCAGCGGGCCTATGATCAGGTTGTACACGACGTTTGTATTCAGGAGTTACCCGTCGTTTTCTGTCTGGACCGGGCTGGTTTTGCCGGAGCCGACGGACCAACGCACCACGGAGCCTACGACATCGCTTTTATGCGTTGTATTCCGAATATGATCGTAGCCTCTCCCATGAACGAGCAAGAGCTACGCAACCTGATGTACACGGCTCAAAGTGACAGGGTACAATCCGGTACTCAATCCATCACGATCCGGTATCCCCGGGGCGAAGGCGTGATGCCCGACTGGCGTACGCCCTTCGAACTGATCGAAATCGGTAAAGGTCGTAAGGTACAAGATGGCGAAGAAGTTGCGATTCTGACCATCGGGCCGATTGGTAATTACGTACCTAATGCCTGCCAACTGCTCGAAAAAGAGGGATTGACCCCCGCTCATTACGATCTGCGTTTTGTGAAGCCGTTAGACGAAGCTCTGTTACATGAAGTGTTCCAGAAGTTTGATAAAGTCATTACGGTAGAAGATGGCTGTCTGATGGGAGGTATGGGTTCTGCAGTGGTGGAATTTATGACGGAACATGGGTATACGGCTAAAGTAAAACGACTGGGTATTCCGGATCGCATCGTTGAACACGGAGAACAACTTGAACTGCACCGGGAATGTGGGTTTGATCCCGAGGGAATCGCCCGGGCGGTACGCGAACTGGCGGTTTTGACTTTAGTCTAA
- a CDS encoding molybdopterin-dependent oxidoreductase: MEQSPDEKLERIIEARMKLKARFEERMNNTPSIADERPQGKGPTNRHGMPQVPVGQTITQKWPVLDLGYHPDISLDRWRLTIDGEVEHPVVLKWEDFMALPQTEDTSDFHCVTTWSKLDMVWKGVRLMDLAALVQPKETATHLLCYGYDTYTTNVSLEEALKPDVLLAHTVYDEPLALEHGGPARMITPQLYAWKGSKWIKRIQFLPQNKLGFWEERGYSNTAYPWRNDRYS, translated from the coding sequence ATGGAACAGTCACCCGACGAAAAACTGGAGCGTATCATCGAGGCCCGGATGAAACTCAAAGCCCGATTCGAAGAACGCATGAACAATACGCCGTCCATCGCTGACGAGCGGCCCCAGGGAAAGGGTCCAACGAATCGCCACGGGATGCCGCAAGTCCCCGTTGGACAAACCATTACGCAAAAGTGGCCCGTACTGGATTTAGGTTATCATCCCGACATTTCACTGGATCGCTGGCGATTGACTATCGACGGTGAAGTAGAACATCCCGTCGTACTGAAATGGGAGGATTTCATGGCGTTGCCGCAAACCGAGGATACTTCCGATTTTCACTGCGTAACAACCTGGTCGAAGCTGGACATGGTCTGGAAAGGCGTTCGGCTCATGGATCTGGCGGCTCTGGTACAACCCAAGGAAACGGCTACGCATCTGTTGTGCTACGGCTACGATACCTACACCACGAACGTTTCGTTGGAAGAAGCTCTGAAACCCGACGTATTGCTAGCACATACCGTATACGACGAACCGCTCGCCCTTGAACACGGTGGTCCAGCCCGGATGATTACGCCCCAGCTGTACGCCTGGAAAGGATCGAAGTGGATCAAACGAATTCAGTTTTTACCGCAAAATAAACTAGGTTTTTGGGAAGAGCGGGGATATTCCAATACGGCCTATCCCTGGCGTAACGACCGTTATAGCTGA
- a CDS encoding protease inhibitor I42 family protein, with amino-acid sequence MKYWSLMGALLLLSVGAWAQGPGRLTLGVGNSREIRLGSNPEMGHQWTYALSDSSIVKITSKYQANKPPRPGAGGEQIYTVKGLRQGTTLWILNYVPSDPKQKPARTVHYLITVH; translated from the coding sequence ATGAAATACTGGAGCCTGATGGGAGCCTTACTGCTCCTGAGTGTAGGAGCCTGGGCTCAGGGTCCGGGTAGATTGACATTGGGGGTAGGAAATAGCCGTGAAATTCGTCTGGGAAGTAACCCTGAGATGGGTCATCAATGGACCTACGCGTTGAGCGACTCAAGCATCGTGAAGATTACCAGTAAGTATCAGGCCAATAAGCCACCTCGCCCCGGTGCTGGCGGTGAACAGATCTATACGGTTAAGGGCTTACGCCAAGGAACGACGCTGTGGATTCTTAACTACGTCCCCTCCGACCCTAAGCAAAAGCCCGCTCGTACGGTTCATTATCTGATTACCGTACATTAA
- a CDS encoding phosphatidylserine decarboxylase family protein, producing the protein MTIHREGIATLSLALAILLAINATIAYLFPAQTLTRQVVIVVSIIVYLIILQFFRSPRRKTVQDSKHIIAPADGKVVVIEETVETEYFNGPRRQVSIFMSPINVHVNRSPLSGMVSFFKYHPGKYLVAWHPKSSTENERTTIVVRHESGVEVMFRQIAGALARRICWYVKEGDAVTQGEEFGFIKFGSRVDIFLPLDAKILVKLGDKPVSGQTVIAELA; encoded by the coding sequence ATGACCATCCACCGAGAAGGTATTGCTACGTTGTCCCTGGCTCTGGCCATCTTGCTGGCCATTAATGCTACGATTGCCTACCTATTTCCAGCCCAGACTTTGACCCGTCAGGTCGTGATCGTGGTGAGTATCATTGTCTACTTAATCATTTTACAGTTTTTCAGAAGCCCCCGCCGTAAAACGGTTCAGGATTCCAAGCATATTATTGCCCCGGCGGACGGAAAAGTAGTAGTGATTGAAGAAACGGTTGAAACGGAGTATTTCAACGGTCCCCGCCGACAGGTAAGTATCTTTATGTCGCCGATTAATGTGCACGTGAATCGTAGCCCGCTTTCCGGTATGGTCTCCTTTTTCAAGTATCATCCCGGAAAATACCTGGTAGCCTGGCATCCCAAGTCCTCAACGGAAAACGAACGTACGACCATCGTGGTGCGGCATGAATCCGGCGTAGAAGTTATGTTTCGTCAGATTGCCGGAGCTTTGGCCCGCCGCATTTGCTGGTACGTAAAAGAAGGCGACGCGGTCACGCAGGGCGAAGAATTTGGCTTCATCAAGTTCGGTAGCCGGGTGGATATTTTTCTCCCCTTAGACGCTAAGATTCTGGTTAAACTAGGCGATAAACCCGTGTCTGGTCAAACGGTAATTGCCGAGCTAGCCTAG